A stretch of DNA from Chloroflexota bacterium:
AAGAGGTGCGCCCGGACCCGATCCTCCCGCCAGTGGAAGATCGGCCGGACGGCGAGGTCGTCGCCCTTGAGGGCCCGGAAGTCGCGCTCGACCGCGGAGAGGCGCTTGTACGTCTCGACGACGGCGGACGTGCCCAGGCGCTCGGCCGGGACGGACGTCCGCACGACGTACAGCCCATCGAGGGCTGCCTCTTGCGCGATCAGGGTCTCCCTGCGCTCGAAGGCGAAGACCCCGTCGGCGATCGTGAGCTCGAAGTGCTTGGCCATCTTCTTGGCGTCGACGACCCTCCCTGCCCGCAGGCCGATCGCGGCGGCGCTCCGCAGGCTGCCCCGGCCGACCATGCCGGCGACCGTCCCGAGCGCCTTCTCCGTCGCGCCGAGGAGCGCCTCGCGCTTGCGGGCCCGCTCGGCTGCGAGCGCCGGATTGCGACACACCACGAGGCGCTCGCCCGGGAACTCCGGGCTCGTGATCTCGGCCAGGTTGCGCTCGTCGAAGAGCGACAGCTGGAGGTCACCCGCGTCGACGAGACGGCGGATCGCGGGGGCCCGCAGGCAGCTCACCCAGCCGATCCCGCCGGTCTCGCGGAGGCGCTCGATCCGGGCGGAGGTGAGCATCCCCCGGTCGCCGACGAGGACGATGTCGGTGAGGCCGAAGCGGGCCCGCAGCTTCTCGACCTGAGCCTCCACAGTGGCCGGATCCGCGGTGTTGCCGGAGAAGGCCTCGACCGCGACCGGGCAGCCCCGCTCATCGGTGAGCAGACCGAACTCGATCTGCGGGCGGTCCGGCCGATGGTCGCGGGAGTGGCCATGGCGCGCGAGCGGGCAGTGGCTCCCCTCGACGTACGTGCTCGTGAGGT
This window harbors:
- a CDS encoding IS1634 family transposase translates to MHVVRVVSRQKGREYVSVLLRNSYREDGRVKKQTLANLSHLPEPLVELIRAWLRGERFLPAGEAISIRRSLPHGHVAAVLGMVRSLGLPVLLDRAPSRSRDLVIALVTARLIAPASKLATAALLGQSTLGAACGVDGADENELYGAMDWLLARQARVERSLAARHLERGSLVLYDLTSTYVEGSHCPLARHGHSRDHRPDRPQIEFGLLTDERGCPVAVEAFSGNTADPATVEAQVEKLRARFGLTDIVLVGDRGMLTSARIERLRETGGIGWVSCLRAPAIRRLVDAGDLQLSLFDERNLAEITSPEFPGERLVVCRNPALAAERARKREALLGATEKALGTVAGMVGRGSLRSAAAIGLRAGRVVDAKKMAKHFELTIADGVFAFERRETLIAQEAALDGLYVVRTSVPAERLGTSAVVETYKRLSAVERDFRALKGDDLAVRPIFHWREDRVRAHLFVCFLAAYVRWHLEAAWAPLLYRDEAPPERVDPVGPPERSAAAIAKERDHRTPDGLRVGSFATLMAELATLTRNRVVPAGADERAAFELLSEPTPLQARAFELIGIAPASV